From the Prochlorococcus marinus str. AS9601 genome, the window ATCCTGGAATAATTTGTCCTGTTGTTAGATATGCGCCAATAAGTGCAATAAAGCCAATCATCGCAAATCTACCGTTAAGCTTCTCAGCTACGATTTTTTCCTTCTCAACTGTTTTTGTTTCGTTCATTTGTTTGGTTGGTTGTTTAGCTAAGACGCTTACTAATGCAATCTTGAAATGAATCTAGTAAAAGAAAATTACAAGTGTGAGTATAATTACTTACCCTCATACCCTCTATAAGTTGAACTTATTAAAAGTATTTCGATTTTAATTGAGCAATTATTCAATAAAAATAAAATTTAAATAATGCATTTAATTAATAAGCATAATTTATCAATGGCATAAGATTTACTCCGCTCATTTATTGAATTTTTGGACTATGCTTACTGGGACGGAATATTTAATCCGTTCTTACTTAAACGTCTCGTATAGAGGCAATAACATAACGAACTCATGACAACTATTCAGCAGCAGCGTTCTTCGCTGTTAAAAGGTTGGCCACAGTTTTGTGAGTGGGTAACATCAACTAACAACAGAATTTATGTTGGTTGGTTCGGCGTCTTAATGATTCCATGCCTTCTTACAGCAGCGGCTTGCTTCATCGTTGCATTCATCGCAGCACCACCAGTAGACATCGACGGAATTAGAGAGCCAGTTGCTGGTTCATTCCTATATGGAAACAACATCATCTCAGGTGCAGTTGTTCCTTCATCTAACGCTATTGGTCTACACTTCTACCCAATTTGGGAAGCAGCTACTGTAGATGAGTGGTTATACAACGGTGGTCCTTACCAGCTTGTAATTTTCCACTTCCTAATTGGTATCTCAGCATACATGGGAAGACAGTGGGAGCTTTCATACCGTTTAGGTATGCGTCCTTGGATCTGTGTTGCATACTCTGCACCAGTTTCAGCAGCTTTCGCAGTATTTCTTGTATACCCATTCGGTCAAGGTTCATTCTCTGACGGAATGCCTTTAGGTATCTCTGGAACATTCAACTTCATGTTTGTTTTCCAGGCAGAGCACAACATTCTTATGCACCCATTCCACATGGCTGGTGTTGCTGGTATGTTCGGAGGATCTTTATTCTCAGCTATGCACGGTTCACTTGTTACTTCATCTCTAATCAGAGAAACAACTGAGACAGAGTCTCAGAACTATGGTTACAAGTTCGGACAAGAAGAAGAAACATATAACATCGTTGCAGCTCATGGCTACTTCGGTCGTTTGATCTTCCAATATGCTTCATTCAACAACAGCAGAAGTCTTCACTTCTTCCTAGCTGTATTCCCAGTTGTTTGTGTATGGTTAACTTCAATGGGTATCTGCACAATGGCATTCAACCTTAACGGTTTCAACTTCAACCAGTCAGTTGTTGATGCAAACGGTAAGATTGTTCCTACATGGGGTGACGTTCTTAACAGAGCAAACCTAGGTATGGAAGTAATGCACGAGCGTAACGCTCACAACTTCCCACTTGATCTAGCAGCAGCTGAGTCTACAACAGTAGCTCTTTCAGCTCCAGCTATCGGTTAAGCTTAAAGTTCTTAAATTTACAAGCCCCCTTTTTGGGGGCTTTTTTTTTGTTTAATTTTCAATTGGGTATGCATATTTATTACTGAGAACCAAATCGTGAGAATGATTAGGGCATAAAGAATTATTAGTGTCTTTATGACACTAGATCTTAAGCGGGCGATCCCTGGGCGATCAAATGCTTAACTGTGCAATACTTTGCTCTATTTAAAGCATTTCTTGAGACTCATTATGGCTGCCTATATTTCAAACTAAAGTTATGGCATGACTTTGTTTTCTTGGGTGCTGTCGCAATTTGCTGATCGAGTGCTTTGGAAACACTAGGTCACAGGTTCGAATCATTTCGCACCGACTCTAACAATCCAAGTTCTAGAAAAGTTCCTCAGCCTTTCTTTTTTTTAATGCCCATATTATGACCACAATGATTGCGGTCAAAAAGGCTTAATTGAAAGGTGAAGTGTTATTAGTAGGAGCTATTAATAAGATTTCAAAAACAATTCCAGTCAAAGCAATAGGCAATACCCAAATACCAATAAATCTATGATCAAAAAATCTTAAATGATCTTCACCCCTGAAAACACTTCTTAAAGAAGTAAATAGGGTTTCTGGTTGCTTATAAGATGGCCCATTTTTATTTGGAGAATATGGTTTTATAAATGCAGAGGAAGCAGAAAACTTTGCAATTTTTCTTAAAAAATAAATAGGTAAAACCCATATAGCAACGAATCTTCCACCAAGCCATTGTCTCGCATTAGGCAGAGCATACTCTTTGATAGATTTATTCTCTGGCATTCCAGATTCCAGATTCTTATAAATTTTTTCTAATGTAGATTCCTTACTTGATTTATTGATCATTTGATTTTCAGAAAAATTTACTTTAAAAGGTGTAATAAATAAAAATATTCCTAACTACTAAAATAACTAAAACGTAGTTAGGAATATTTTCGTTGGCTAGGTTCATAAAGACGGAATCTATACCGTTGCAGATTCGCCAAATATCTACATATTCTTTATAAATAAAAAACTCTTTTTTAAAAAGTAAATAATATACATAAGAAGGTTTAATATTTAATAATTTAGAGTTTTTATTAAGAGTTAAATTTAATATTCAAGACTATTAAAAAAATATTTAAACCTCATTTTCTAAGATTGCGAAAAAGAAAATGAGGTCAAAGGGAGGTTCTCATTACGAACCGCTTTATCAAAGCTAGCGGCTAGTAGATTGCCCTAATATCTACTTATATATTTATATAATGAGTTTTAAAATACAGGAAGATTAATTTTATACAAATATGTGTTTAATATTTTATGTGATTATTGCTTAGGAAAAGGTAATTAATGCACTGACTATAGTTATTGAAAGATAAAAAAATGCATAAAGAGATACTGCAAAAAATAAATACTGTTCTATTGGAATCATGACAAGGTATTAATTTGGGGTAAGAAAAATTTGATTAATTTTTTGTTAAAAAGATATTCTCTAAAATATAACTTTGTTCTATTAAATCATTTTTATGAGAAATATTTTTTGGCAAATTATTATTCGGAGAATTAAAAGCACCCCATTTTTTTAGCCAAAATAAGGTATAAAAAAATGCGATTAAAAATGGTGCTCCAACAATTAAAAATCTAATATCCATCAAAATTTCCTATTAATAAGATTTAAACTGCATTGCCAATATTGCTCCAAGGAAGAAAACAGTAGGAATGCCTAGGGCATTAACTGCTGCGGTTCTTACGGTAAATACTGGATAACCTTCTGCTGGTCTGCCAGTCGCAGGAACTAGTGCAGTATCATCCCATACTTGATAGTTTTTGAAAGGTGCTACTCCCTTTTTTGGTAGTCCAAGTGGCGTCAATCTAAATACATCCCATCTACCTAACCAAAATACTGTAAATATCCATGAAAATACTATTGGTGTAATAACTAGTACGACTCTAAAATCCATTTCTTTAAAAATAATAAATTTGGTAATTATTGTGCCCTTTTTAAATTAATAATTGATTAAATCATTAACTTATATTTATACAAAATCACTTAATAACATTATTTTTAATCATTAATCACAATTAATTATGATTAATTGATTTTATTGAAGTATATTTTCTAAATTTAAATATTTAAATATATTAGTTTGATGTAGATTTAAATTAAATTAAATATCAGGTATAAAAATATGGATACTTTTAGATTTCTACTTTTTGGGTTAGCAGGAGTAAGCGTGGTTTTTTGGGTAGCAGTAATAGCGTTATGGCATACTTATATGTTTCCAAAATTCTTTAATGAAGATAAAGGTTTAAATTCTGTTATCAATCAAGAAATAAATGTTTCAACAGATCCAATTTTAGGCAGTTTGGTAAACAGCAACAATTTCAAAAGTAGAGACAAATATTCAATGAAAAATTTAGTTGTGGCAGATTTCTCATCAACTAATAATTTCACACTAAATAAACTCTACACAACAGTAATGATTGGAGTTACTTTTGCTAGTTTTATTTTTCTTACTTATGGATTGAGCAGTTCAATAACAACAATAAGTTAAATGGAATCTATATACGTAATTGTTTTCATTACTTGCTTCGTTTATTTAATTTTTGACTCAGTCAAAAATATAAATATTAAATAGATTGCTAATGTTTTTTGCCAGCTAACAAAAATTTTCTTCTTATATAAAAGAATACTAATGTAGTTATTATCATTACAGGTGGATGAAATGATATTGAATTTAGGTATTCGTAGTAATCAAAGGATTCCAAAATTTTTTCTCGTAATTTCCTAAAACTATATCCCAGCTCTCAAATTTTTATTGATTAAATAAATCAATCTCTAGTATCAAATGCTAGTTAAATTTTTCTTAACTAATATTTTGCGGACAAGCCTTATCAAAATAGGATAATTGGTCATAGGGGGTAGCTGGAGTCATTAAAAACCTTATATTATCTACGAAGATATTTTTATATTTAGTCCCAAAATTATTCAACTATCTGTAGACAATTAAAATCATGAATTGGAATTAAAGGAAATCTCATTTGACCGATCGAGTCCTTTGGGAGCACTAGGTCAAAGGTTAGAATCCTGTTGCCCCGATTGAGTTTTCACCGAATTGCAAAAGTATCTTAAGGCATAAATCTTGCATAATTTCTTTCAACTGGTAATTTTAGTGAGCTTTAATAAATTCAGATGCAAGATCAAAAAATTGAAAAGATAGCAACTGTTGCAGTAAACATAACTAAGTTGCTGGTAATAATTTATCTAGGCTTTGTAGAAGTATTTAAAATTGGCAAATTACTCATAGAGAATTTAGATGTTGAATTTGATGTTTCTCGAAAATGGGCTTCACAAAATTATTCAATTCTAAAAAAACGACTAGCGGAAAGGAAAGTAGCAGGTGTTATAGAAAATTAGTAAACGTTATATTTCCGAAACAAGTTTGATCGAATATACGGCATCCTTACAATTATTTTTTTATCCCATTCCTTTTCTAGAGGAGATTCTATCTCAGCACCTAATTTTTCTTAGTCGGTACAATTCATTAATAAATGAGATTTGTGTTCATTGACTTTACAAACTCATAATCATTTACAAACTCTTTGCACATTTCTTCAAGGAATAATGTCGTTAGATCATTTTTAAATTCTTCAAATGTACGGCTATAAGTTGAGATGATCAGAGTGTTCATTAAAAAAAGGAGCTAATTGCCCCTTATTTTAAATCAACTTTCAATATCGATTTATGAGTAGACTTTAGCAACTATTGGACCAGCTTCTTCATCAGTAAACACAGGTGTGGTTTCCCAATTGAGAAATTCACCCCATTCAGCGGCATGTTGATATATTGCTTTTGGATCATCAGTCTTTAAAACTATCCATCCCTCTAAAGAACCGGGTGCATGATATCTTCCAATCATCTCAACTCCAGGATAATCTCCTCCACCACCAAGAAATTTTTCTGCACCTTTTTGATGAAATCCGGCCTTAAATGACCAATGCTGAACATAAAGCATTTTATTTTTTAAGTTTTATTGGCTTTCTATTACTAGCAAAAAAAACAATTATAGAAAATAAATAGTTTTAATTGCCTGTTATTGTAGATCGACTTTCAAAAAAAATATCAAATGTCCCGCCTAGTTAAGGTAAAGCACTAAGTCGCAGTTTCGAATCCTGTCGCTCCGACTCTTAAAGACCAAGGCATAGAAAGGTTTCCCAGCCTTTCTGTTTTATTGCAAAATATGACCACTCAAATTGAGGTCAAATAGTGGTTAAGAATTTATTTTTTATTCATTTAAATTTTTTATAATTAACGTAATTAATCCTTTAATTTAGAATTAAATAATCACATTACTCAAGCAGTTTATTTCTGATATCCTCTTCTCTTTTTGCATTTGCAACAATTGTTTTTTGTTGGTTATTTAGTTCCTTTATAGGTACTTTATAAATTTTTAAATTATTATCATCATCCAACCTTACTGCGCAATTAAATTGAAATGAGGGGTCTAGTAATGGGAAATCACTTCTTTGATGTGCGCCCCTACTCTCATTTCTTTGTAATGCCGAAACAATTGACGCTTTTGCACTCAACAAAGAAGATTGCAAATCAAAAATCAATGCTAGATCTTCGCAATTATATTGATCGATTCTTACATCAACGTCACTGAGTTTTCTTTTTATACTTTCAATTTTTGATAACCCCTCTAAAAGTAATGTCTCATTTTTAATAACCCCACAATATTTCCACATTATTAATCGCAATTCATTTTGAAGAGGCCCCACTAATTCATTACCATTTTTAATAAACTTATTAATGTTTTCATGTGCAATGGCGATGGCTTTATTTGATCTCATTTGATGATCTTTATTTTTTGAATATTTTGAAGCTGCAATGCCCGCACGTCTTCCAAAAATAATAATTTCTGCCAAAGAATTACCACCCAATCGATTAGCTCCGTGAAGTCCTCCTGCAACTTCACCAGCGGCAAAAAGACCTTCTACAGAAGTAGATAAATTCTCTGGATTAACTAAAATTCCACCCATAGAATAGTGAGCAGTTGGTGCAACTTCCATTGGCGACTTTGAAATATCAAGCATTTGGGTTTCAAGAAATTGTCTATATATGCTTGGCAGCTTTTCAACAATAAACTCTTTACTTTTATGGCTTATATCAAGAAAAACACCCCCATTTTTTGTTCCTCTGCCTTCAATTATTTCTGTATAGTTAGCAATTGCTACTCTATCTCTTGTTGATAATTCCATCCTTTTCGGATCATATTCTTTCATAAATCTTTCACCTTTATTATTTAGTAACTTTCCACCCTCACCTCTTACAGCTTCAGTAACCAAAGTTCCTTCAATTTCCTCGGGTAAGACCATTCCAGAAGGGTGGAATTGTACCATTTCCATATCTATTAATTCACATCCTCCTTTTAGACTTAAATAATAACCATCACCTGTATTTTCATTTTTTCTAGATGAACTTTTTTTCCATAATCTTGTATGCCCTCCCGTACATAAAATAACTGCATCTGCTAAGTGCACAGTCCTCTCTGAAGTAGACAAGTTAAACGACATTGCTCCAAAGCAGGTATTTTCCCTAATCAATAATTCAGTAACATATTGATTGTCATAAATAGGAATCTTTAAATCATCTGATTTTTTTAAGAGAGTTTTTAAAATTGATAATCCAGTAAAATCACCTGAATAACAAGTTCTACGATATTTATGTGCACCAAAAAATCTTTGATCGAGTTCACCATTTTTTAATTTTGCAAAGTTAGCCCCCCATTTATCTATTTCTTTTACTAAAAATGGGGATTCTTTAGCCATTATTTCAACTTTTAAAGGATCACCAATACCATACCCCTCTAAATAAGTATCAACAAAATGCTGTTCCCATGTGTCTTCTTTATCTAGGTTGCCTAAAGCAGCATTAATACCTCCTGCTGCTAAAACGGTATGAGCATCTGTCTTCGGTCTTTTCCCTAGGATACATACATTGAGACCAGATTTTTTAATTTCAATAGCAGATCTTAGACCAGCTCCCCCACACCCAATCACGAGAACATTTGATATATGAGTGAGATGTTCTTTAACAGGCAATTTTAAGTAAATTTAATAATTTAATTTTAACTCTATGCCTTAGAAAGATATAAATAATTTCATTATTTTAAATGTGGTCAAATGTTTCTAAAATTGTCGGGACATATCACGCAAAATCAAGTAAGAAATTAGCTATAGCTTAAAAACCTAGTAATGCTAATGGGGTGTACGGCACTTTGAAAGTGCTTGGTGGATTTGTTTCTATCCAATGGGCTGAAAAAAAATTGGTTGATGCAATCCCTTTTTAACCTATTTAGCTTTTTTATTTTTTAAGATATGTCTAAATTGATTTTCTAATAAGATGAATAAATTTAAAGACAACTTCTCAAGCGAAAGCTTTTATCCTGATAGTAATTATTATCTTGATCAAGACAATTCTCCCAAAGTTGACCCAATTTCAAAAGATCAAAAATCTAATATGGGGAATGATTTTGAATGGCCAAATACCTATTGGTATATTGCCGAAAGAACAAATGGAAGGCTAGCAATGATAGGTTTCATGGCTGTCATTATTAACTACACCTTATTTGGATGGATAGCTTATCCTATCCTTTAAATGAGTAATTCTAATTTTGACAACAATGGTTTAGATAAGTCTGGAACACATTGGCTTCAGTATGCTGCATTTGTTGTAACTACATTTGCTATTTATTTTGGTTGGGCATTTTTCAATGATGCTAATTTCCACCATTTCGCTGTAAAAATATTCAAATTCTTGAATTGTAATGGATATAACCCATTAAGTTATTGCCTGATGCGTTGGGATGTAGACTTTTATCCTTAAAGAAAAACGACTAGGTCTTTTTGATTGGTTAATTCAAATGATTCAAGACTAAAGAGTTTTATCGAAAATGCAACTAATAAAGATCAGTTTTTTTAAATATATATTTATTGATTCTGGGAAGGTTACTTCTATATAGGGAAAGAGCCACCTCTCATGCCAACCAGAGAAGAATTAAAGAAAGATACAGCTAGAGAATATTGGGAAAAAATAGCTGCTCAGGGTTGGAGAAGAGATAAGGAAGATTAGATAAAAAAGAGATCTCAGGCTGCTAATTCTTAATAAGTGGTCAAACAATACTCAATTAGGAATTAATAGGGGTGCAAGTAGAAAGCGTTTCATACTATTTAAATTATTTCTTCCAAAGTCGAAACGTATAAATCTTGGATTTTTGCCAGCCAATTAACTTTAACTCCCAATTACTTTTATTGGTTTTTGATTACTCATTTGTTTTAGAGGAGTTTTCAAGTAATTCATTTAATTCTAAGAGTTCTTCTTTTCTAAGTTCTCTATATTCTCCCGTTGGCACATCTAACTTAATATTCATAATTCTTATACGCTTTAATGACTGTACTCTATATCCTAAAGCCTCACACATTCTTCTAATCTGGCGATTAAGTCCCTGTGTGAGAATTATTTTAAAATTTCTTGGCCCCAATTGTTTTACGAAACAATTTTTAGTTATTGTGCCTAATATTTCAACTCCATTACTCATGCTTTGAATAAAATCGTTATTAATAGGACGATTAACTTTTACAATGTATTCTTTTTCATGATTATTTCTTGCTCTAAGAATTTTATTTACGATATCTCCATCATTGGTTAAAAAAATCAATCCCTCACTGAGCTTATCCAATCTTCCGATGGGAAAAATTCTTTTAGGATATTTAATGAAATCTATTACATTATCCGGTTCTACTTTTCTATCTGTTGTGCAAACAATTCCTACAGGTTTATTAAAGGCTAAGTATATGTTTTTTTGTCTCTTTGATTTTTCTATTCTTTGACCTTTAACTTCAACTTGGTCACTATCTTCTACTTTAGTTCCAATTTCTGGAATTTTGCCATTAATGGTTACCTTTCCATCTAGGATTAATCTATCTGCTTCTCTTCTGGAACAATAACCGACTTCACTTAAATATTTATTTATTCTGGTAGCCATTTCGGATGTTTAATTTTTATCTGCACAAAAAAATAATTTAATAATCTCATAATATTTTAGATCGGATGTCAATTTTTAGTTAATATTCTCATTATTGAATTTCAGATTATTTTCATCAGTAATTTATTCCACACAGATCTAACTCTCTGTTTAATTCCAATTTTTTTCAATTTTCCTCCATCCCTTAGAAAGTAATCTTTCATAAATTTCTCTAGCTAAATCTATTTCAACAGAAACTGTATTTGTCATTACTGGTGGTTTGTTTCCTAATCCCCCCACTATTTTTCCAGTATCTATAAACATATACTCAAAAACTCCATCAATACTCTTATCGTTTTTCATAAATCTTTTAACTTCTGACCTATTTGAATTAATTAACCAATAAGATTTAGCCATAAGTCTAACCGTGGAATTAGTAAGCGTTCCATTTAAAACAAACTTATTTGATCAGTTTCTTTTTTCTTTACATCCTCTACTAACCAACCATCAGGGGACCAACTCATCATGATTGCAAATAATCCTCTTAGTTCATCTGCGTCTTTAACTTGCTCTGTCCATTGTTCTTCATATCCATTAGGGACGATCACAGGCATGCGGTGATGTAAAGGTTTAATTAAATCATTTGGTTCAGTTGTTAAAACGCAGCAACTCTCAAGTTCTGCTCCATCTGGTGAAGTCCACTTACTCCAAATTCCACCCAACCAAAAAGTCTCATAGTTCGATTTTCGAACACGATATTTTTTTTCAAAAAAACCGCTCGCAGGTATTAGGCACCTTTTATGTTTCCAACTTCCACTAAATAATTTTTTTTCTTCTACGGTTTCTGATCTTGCATTAAATGGCCTTGGTCTATCTTTATCAAATGGTTCTCTAGCCCAAGGAGAAATAAAACCCCATGTCATAAAAGTAGTTTTAATTCTTCCTTCGTTTTTAATTACAAGAACAGGATCATTAGGTCTTATTAGACTTTGAGTATCATATTTAGAATCAAGTCCACTTGGATAGTCTTGTTTCAAAACCTTTGGCAACTTCTCAAATTTAGTTTTCAGCTCAAATCTTCCGCACATTGATTTTTAAAATATTTTTAAAACTCACTAAAAAAACAGTAAATTTACCTTATTTTAGATATACTTTAAGTCTTCTCAAATAAAAAACAATTTTTTGTTCGTAGAAAGTTTTTTATCCAAATAATTAAAAGAAAATATA encodes:
- a CDS encoding high light inducible protein; the encoded protein is MNETKTVEKEKIVAEKLNGRFAMIGFIALIGAYLTTGQIIPGFV
- the psbA gene encoding photosystem II q(b) protein; the protein is MTTIQQQRSSLLKGWPQFCEWVTSTNNRIYVGWFGVLMIPCLLTAAACFIVAFIAAPPVDIDGIREPVAGSFLYGNNIISGAVVPSSNAIGLHFYPIWEAATVDEWLYNGGPYQLVIFHFLIGISAYMGRQWELSYRLGMRPWICVAYSAPVSAAFAVFLVYPFGQGSFSDGMPLGISGTFNFMFVFQAEHNILMHPFHMAGVAGMFGGSLFSAMHGSLVTSSLIRETTETESQNYGYKFGQEEETYNIVAAHGYFGRLIFQYASFNNSRSLHFFLAVFPVVCVWLTSMGICTMAFNLNGFNFNQSVVDANGKIVPTWGDVLNRANLGMEVMHERNAHNFPLDLAAAESTTVALSAPAIG
- the psbF gene encoding cytochrome b559 subunit beta, long form, whose translation is MDFRVVLVITPIVFSWIFTVFWLGRWDVFRLTPLGLPKKGVAPFKNYQVWDDTALVPATGRPAEGYPVFTVRTAAVNALGIPTVFFLGAILAMQFKSY
- a CDS encoding DUF3303 domain-containing protein, producing MLYVQHWSFKAGFHQKGAEKFLGGGGDYPGVEMIGRYHAPGSLEGWIVLKTDDPKAIYQHAAEWGEFLNWETTPVFTDEEAGPIVAKVYS
- a CDS encoding FAD-dependent oxidoreductase, which codes for MPVKEHLTHISNVLVIGCGGAGLRSAIEIKKSGLNVCILGKRPKTDAHTVLAAGGINAALGNLDKEDTWEQHFVDTYLEGYGIGDPLKVEIMAKESPFLVKEIDKWGANFAKLKNGELDQRFFGAHKYRRTCYSGDFTGLSILKTLLKKSDDLKIPIYDNQYVTELLIRENTCFGAMSFNLSTSERTVHLADAVILCTGGHTRLWKKSSSRKNENTGDGYYLSLKGGCELIDMEMVQFHPSGMVLPEEIEGTLVTEAVRGEGGKLLNNKGERFMKEYDPKRMELSTRDRVAIANYTEIIEGRGTKNGGVFLDISHKSKEFIVEKLPSIYRQFLETQMLDISKSPMEVAPTAHYSMGGILVNPENLSTSVEGLFAAGEVAGGLHGANRLGGNSLAEIIIFGRRAGIAASKYSKNKDHQMRSNKAIAIAHENINKFIKNGNELVGPLQNELRLIMWKYCGVIKNETLLLEGLSKIESIKRKLSDVDVRIDQYNCEDLALIFDLQSSLLSAKASIVSALQRNESRGAHQRSDFPLLDPSFQFNCAVRLDDDNNLKIYKVPIKELNNQQKTIVANAKREEDIRNKLLE
- a CDS encoding high light inducible protein yields the protein MNKFKDNFSSESFYPDSNYYLDQDNSPKVDPISKDQKSNMGNDFEWPNTYWYIAERTNGRLAMIGFMAVIINYTLFGWIAYPIL
- a CDS encoding DUF1651 domain-containing protein codes for the protein MGKEPPLMPTREELKKDTAREYWEKIAAQGWRRDKED
- the rluF gene encoding 23S rRNA pseudouridine(2604) synthase RluF, yielding MATRINKYLSEVGYCSRREADRLILDGKVTINGKIPEIGTKVEDSDQVEVKGQRIEKSKRQKNIYLAFNKPVGIVCTTDRKVEPDNVIDFIKYPKRIFPIGRLDKLSEGLIFLTNDGDIVNKILRARNNHEKEYIVKVNRPINNDFIQSMSNGVEILGTITKNCFVKQLGPRNFKIILTQGLNRQIRRMCEALGYRVQSLKRIRIMNIKLDVPTGEYRELRKEELLELNELLENSSKTNE
- a CDS encoding DUF1651 domain-containing protein, which codes for MAKSYWLINSNRSEVKRFMKNDKSIDGVFEYMFIDTGKIVGGLGNKPPVMTNTVSVEIDLAREIYERLLSKGWRKIEKNWN
- a CDS encoding SOS response-associated peptidase — its product is MCGRFELKTKFEKLPKVLKQDYPSGLDSKYDTQSLIRPNDPVLVIKNEGRIKTTFMTWGFISPWAREPFDKDRPRPFNARSETVEEKKLFSGSWKHKRCLIPASGFFEKKYRVRKSNYETFWLGGIWSKWTSPDGAELESCCVLTTEPNDLIKPLHHRMPVIVPNGYEEQWTEQVKDADELRGLFAIMMSWSPDGWLVEDVKKKETDQISLF